From Edaphobacter lichenicola, the proteins below share one genomic window:
- a CDS encoding D-alanine--D-alanine ligase, with amino-acid sequence MTKTTKQKKQTKQTSKPSPKKLRVGILFGGRSGEHEVSLLSAASILKSIDQSKYEVIPIGITKQGQWLTSAAAQHLLAGNTKPAPIQKKRATTESIELRASANLAQQNGSLAQSLDVIFPVLHGTFGEDGTIQGLFELADIAYVGSGVLGSATGMDKSAMKQLFAAAGLPQTPHVNLLRSEWKADAKRCIKRIEKKLDYPVFVKPANLGSSVGISKVHDRSELAPAMDLAASYDRKLIIEQGVGGPGAKPRELEVAVLGNDSPEASVVGEIVPGAEFYDYNAKYHSDTSIPIIPAKLSKSESKQIREMAIAAFRACDCAGLARVDFLMDPAVVNKKGRESKPARIYLNEINTMPGFTSISMYPKLWEATGMPYRQLIDRLIALAAERHEEKQQTTFTRV; translated from the coding sequence ATGACGAAAACGACGAAACAAAAGAAGCAGACCAAACAGACCAGCAAGCCCTCCCCCAAAAAACTCCGCGTCGGCATCCTCTTCGGTGGCCGCTCCGGCGAGCACGAGGTCTCCCTCCTCTCCGCCGCCTCCATCCTCAAATCCATCGACCAGTCAAAATACGAAGTAATCCCCATAGGAATCACCAAACAAGGCCAGTGGCTCACCTCCGCCGCCGCCCAGCACCTCCTCGCAGGTAACACAAAACCCGCGCCAATCCAGAAGAAACGCGCCACCACCGAATCAATCGAACTCCGCGCCAGCGCCAATCTCGCCCAGCAGAACGGCTCCCTCGCCCAATCCCTCGACGTCATCTTCCCCGTCCTCCACGGTACCTTCGGCGAAGACGGCACCATCCAGGGCCTCTTCGAACTAGCCGACATCGCCTACGTAGGCTCCGGCGTCCTCGGCTCCGCCACCGGCATGGACAAGTCCGCCATGAAGCAGCTCTTCGCCGCCGCCGGCCTGCCGCAAACCCCGCACGTCAACCTCCTGCGCAGCGAGTGGAAGGCCGACGCCAAACGCTGCATCAAGCGCATCGAAAAGAAGCTCGACTATCCCGTCTTCGTAAAACCCGCGAATCTAGGCTCTTCCGTAGGCATCAGCAAAGTTCACGACCGCAGCGAACTCGCACCCGCCATGGACCTCGCCGCCAGCTACGACCGCAAGCTCATCATCGAGCAGGGAGTCGGCGGCCCCGGCGCAAAGCCTCGCGAACTCGAAGTAGCCGTCCTCGGCAACGACTCCCCCGAAGCCTCCGTCGTCGGCGAGATCGTCCCCGGCGCCGAGTTCTACGACTACAACGCCAAGTACCACTCCGACACCTCCATCCCCATCATCCCGGCCAAGCTCTCCAAGTCCGAATCAAAACAGATCCGCGAGATGGCCATCGCCGCCTTCCGCGCCTGCGACTGCGCCGGCCTCGCCCGCGTCGACTTCCTCATGGATCCAGCAGTTGTAAACAAGAAGGGCAGGGAATCAAAACCCGCCCGCATCTACCTCAACGAAATCAACACCATGCCCGGCTTCACCAGCATCAGCATGTACCCCAAGCTATGGGAGGCCACCGGCATGCCCTACAGACAACTCATCGACCGCCTCATAGCCCTTGCCGCCGAACGCCACGAAGAAAAACAACAGACCACCTTTACCCGCGTCTAA
- a CDS encoding cytochrome P450, translating into MQERRSASEDDWLGARSHPRVQPAYFDSKADCWILSRYADVVAALHSPELLLVGPSHKKGELIVDEDARLGMRLETREALSSKVLRSVRRQMFEDARAQLASLHWGQPVDLIKDYAEPVCLALALQVTQPSCNDIDSLNQLARQVSASSADPFALELKSRSKAASAALCPYFASGPMPLRESGFVALSQTMVHLLGNVWFGLINHPEEWSRLHCQPALIARGVEELLRFAGLTRFVYRRAQADTMVNGICIRHGERLTLRIFAANRDPDRFSNPNEVSVMRRGLGQVSLGAGRHACVGAPLIRTATVAATYTLVERLPKVRLLSPISWRGGDGFRSPSSLPVVASL; encoded by the coding sequence ATGCAGGAGAGACGGTCTGCGTCGGAAGATGATTGGTTAGGGGCTCGCAGTCATCCACGAGTTCAGCCTGCTTATTTCGATTCGAAGGCCGATTGTTGGATACTGAGCCGTTACGCCGACGTCGTTGCAGCACTTCATTCTCCCGAGCTCTTGTTGGTCGGCCCTTCGCACAAGAAAGGCGAGTTGATAGTCGATGAAGATGCCAGACTTGGTATGAGATTAGAGACACGCGAGGCACTTTCGTCAAAAGTATTGCGCTCGGTGCGAAGACAGATGTTCGAAGATGCCAGAGCGCAGCTTGCAAGTCTCCACTGGGGACAGCCTGTTGATCTGATCAAGGATTACGCAGAGCCTGTCTGCCTTGCGCTTGCGCTGCAAGTGACGCAACCCTCCTGTAATGACATCGACTCGCTCAATCAGTTGGCCAGGCAGGTCTCCGCCTCGTCCGCCGACCCCTTTGCGCTTGAACTTAAATCAAGATCCAAGGCGGCCTCTGCGGCGTTGTGTCCTTACTTTGCCTCAGGCCCAATGCCTTTGCGTGAGTCTGGTTTTGTGGCACTCTCGCAGACCATGGTGCACCTGCTGGGGAATGTATGGTTCGGGCTCATCAATCATCCTGAAGAATGGAGTCGTCTTCATTGCCAACCTGCTCTGATTGCACGAGGGGTAGAGGAGTTGTTGCGCTTTGCTGGATTGACGCGATTTGTCTATCGACGAGCCCAGGCAGATACGATGGTCAACGGAATCTGCATTCGCCATGGAGAGCGGCTTACGCTACGCATCTTCGCAGCGAACCGAGACCCTGATCGCTTTTCCAATCCAAACGAGGTGTCTGTCATGCGTCGGGGCCTGGGACAGGTCAGCCTTGGCGCTGGGCGGCATGCATGCGTCGGGGCACCACTTATCCGCACCGCCACTGTTGCCGCCACCTACACGCTCGTCGAGCGTCTTCCAAAGGTGCGCCTTCTCTCGCCTATAAGCTGGCGCGGTGGCGATGGCTTCCGATCGCCCTCCTCTTTACCTGTCGTCGCTTCTCTGTAA
- a CDS encoding MmcQ/YjbR family DNA-binding protein: protein MDIERIRSYLLGLPHVLETAQWGGLVFWVGDKAIGGKMFAMMRLDENESLERSEKSRVISYSAGPERYSELIEVDGIFPAPYSARIFWVAVSGWDVFRKTEWERELSAAHALTLAKLPPKVRAVLEMPAAQQKRLIAERRKLLAAKAARGR from the coding sequence ATGGATATTGAACGGATTCGCAGCTATCTGCTGGGTCTGCCGCATGTGCTTGAGACGGCGCAGTGGGGTGGGCTTGTCTTTTGGGTGGGAGATAAGGCGATTGGCGGCAAGATGTTTGCGATGATGCGACTGGACGAGAACGAGAGCCTGGAGCGGAGTGAGAAGAGCCGCGTGATCTCCTATTCTGCAGGGCCGGAGCGCTACTCGGAGTTGATTGAGGTCGATGGAATTTTTCCTGCTCCTTATTCGGCTCGTATTTTTTGGGTCGCGGTGTCTGGTTGGGATGTGTTTCGCAAGACGGAGTGGGAGCGGGAGCTGAGTGCGGCGCATGCGCTTACGCTGGCGAAGCTGCCACCGAAGGTTCGGGCGGTGCTTGAGATGCCTGCGGCTCAGCAGAAGCGGTTGATCGCGGAGCGGAGGAAGTTGTTGGCTGCGAAGGCTGCTAGAGGACGGTGA
- a CDS encoding chorismate mutase, whose translation MDISDWRRKIDELDVEIVRLISQRAEAARAIGEIKKTADLPVYEPRREQEVFDRVRKANPGPLADAELLHVYERIIDVMRTLQRRDL comes from the coding sequence ATGGATATCTCCGACTGGAGACGGAAGATTGATGAGCTGGATGTTGAGATCGTTCGACTCATCAGCCAGCGGGCAGAGGCTGCACGCGCGATTGGCGAGATCAAAAAGACCGCGGACCTGCCGGTCTATGAGCCTCGGCGGGAGCAGGAGGTCTTCGACCGTGTCCGCAAGGCGAATCCGGGACCGTTGGCGGACGCTGAGTTGCTCCATGTCTACGAGCGAATCATTGACGTGATGCGGACGCTACAGCGAAGAGATCTTTAG
- a CDS encoding threonine ammonia-lyase, producing the protein MMPVKDSISQLSISLADVAAARERVREAIYYSPCPHSQMLSALTGQQVYLKLENLQMTGSFKERGALNRLALLTPEQAARGVVAASAGNHAQGVAYHATKRGIRALIVMPLATPLVKVTATRGFGAEVVLHGANYDEACEEATRLCEAEGMTFIHPFDDAMVMAGQGTIGLELLEQVPQLEAVVVPIGGGGLIGGIACAIKESRPEIRVIGVQTSRLPSMVEARTLGHPVTLEASTTIADGIAVRRAGDVTFPVVERYVDEIVTVDEDEIASAILVLLEREKTLAEGAGAAALAALLQKKTTLNGAHTAVMVCGGNIDVTLLSRIIERGLVQDGRMIRLRIHLLDKPGALAELTLLIAKYRANIVDTLYNRAYYGVNLGDTTIDITMETRGREQVEELLAAMTAGGYRYSQVV; encoded by the coding sequence ATGATGCCTGTGAAGGATTCGATAAGCCAACTGAGTATCAGCCTTGCCGATGTGGCCGCAGCGAGGGAGCGGGTGCGTGAGGCGATCTACTACTCGCCCTGTCCGCACTCGCAGATGCTGTCTGCTCTAACGGGGCAGCAGGTGTATTTGAAGCTGGAAAACCTGCAGATGACGGGCTCGTTCAAAGAGCGCGGGGCGCTGAACCGGCTTGCGCTGCTGACGCCGGAGCAGGCTGCACGGGGGGTGGTCGCTGCCAGCGCGGGGAACCATGCACAGGGCGTTGCCTATCATGCGACGAAGCGGGGGATTCGTGCGCTGATCGTGATGCCGCTGGCGACGCCGCTGGTGAAGGTTACGGCGACGCGGGGATTTGGAGCAGAGGTGGTGCTGCACGGGGCCAACTACGACGAGGCTTGCGAGGAGGCTACCCGACTCTGCGAGGCGGAGGGAATGACGTTTATTCATCCGTTCGACGATGCGATGGTGATGGCGGGGCAGGGCACGATTGGGCTTGAGTTGCTGGAGCAGGTGCCTCAGCTGGAGGCGGTGGTGGTGCCGATCGGCGGCGGCGGCCTGATTGGCGGGATCGCCTGCGCGATCAAAGAGTCGCGGCCCGAGATTCGCGTGATCGGGGTGCAGACGTCCAGATTGCCTTCGATGGTGGAGGCGCGGACGTTGGGTCATCCGGTGACGCTGGAGGCCTCGACCACGATTGCTGATGGTATCGCGGTGCGGCGTGCGGGAGATGTCACGTTTCCCGTGGTCGAGCGGTATGTCGATGAGATTGTCACGGTGGACGAAGATGAGATTGCTTCGGCGATTCTTGTTCTGCTCGAGCGCGAAAAGACGCTGGCCGAGGGTGCGGGAGCGGCGGCGCTGGCGGCGTTATTGCAGAAGAAGACGACGTTGAACGGGGCGCATACCGCGGTGATGGTGTGCGGCGGAAATATCGATGTGACGTTGCTGAGCAGGATCATCGAACGCGGCCTGGTGCAGGATGGAAGGATGATCCGGCTACGGATTCACCTGCTGGATAAGCCCGGGGCGCTGGCGGAGCTGACGCTGTTGATTGCGAAGTACCGCGCGAACATCGTGGATACGCTGTACAACCGGGCGTATTACGGTGTGAACCTGGGCGATACGACGATCGATATCACGATGGAGACGCGCGGGCGAGAGCAGGTAGAGGAGTTGCTGGCTGCGATGACTGCCGGCGGTTACAGGTACAGCCAGGTGGTCTAG
- a CDS encoding prephenate dehydrogenase yields the protein MERVFIIGTGLIGASTGLALRAAGFGGRIDGWDTSQLEMASAVQMGAIDGRAASRENALELARLADVIVLAVPVLAIKDWMQQLAPVLRSGQLVTDVGSTKLEIVELARELFPGDSTAVFLPGHPMAGKESGGALLAEGGLFDGAMWLFTPITLEMTAMEREWRGWIGCFGSRMLDMDATRHDEMCAWVSHLPQMLSTALSALLEERFGDAPEIAAIGGRALRETTRLGASPYSMWRDVAMTNSGPVADTLLALEQRLQHVRENLRTPELRDEFTLANRFRQRR from the coding sequence ATGGAGCGGGTTTTCATCATTGGGACGGGATTGATTGGCGCTTCGACGGGCCTGGCGCTGCGTGCGGCTGGCTTTGGGGGGCGCATCGACGGATGGGATACCAGCCAACTCGAGATGGCGTCCGCAGTGCAGATGGGTGCGATCGACGGCAGGGCGGCGAGCCGCGAGAACGCTCTGGAGCTGGCGAGGCTGGCGGATGTAATTGTGCTGGCGGTGCCGGTACTTGCGATCAAAGACTGGATGCAACAGCTGGCGCCGGTGCTACGTTCGGGGCAGCTGGTGACCGATGTCGGGAGTACGAAGCTCGAGATTGTGGAGTTGGCGCGGGAGTTGTTCCCTGGAGACAGTACGGCTGTTTTTCTCCCTGGACATCCGATGGCGGGCAAAGAGTCCGGAGGGGCTTTGCTGGCGGAGGGAGGACTTTTTGACGGCGCTATGTGGTTGTTCACGCCGATCACGCTCGAGATGACCGCGATGGAGAGAGAGTGGCGCGGATGGATTGGGTGCTTCGGGTCGCGGATGCTGGACATGGATGCGACGCGGCACGACGAGATGTGCGCGTGGGTGAGTCACCTGCCGCAGATGCTCTCGACTGCCCTGTCGGCGCTGCTGGAAGAGAGGTTTGGCGATGCTCCGGAGATTGCGGCGATCGGGGGCCGTGCGCTGCGGGAGACGACGCGGTTGGGAGCGAGCCCGTACAGCATGTGGCGGGATGTCGCGATGACCAACTCGGGGCCGGTCGCGGATACTCTGCTCGCGCTCGAGCAGCGGTTGCAGCATGTGCGGGAGAATCTGCGGACGCCGGAGTTGCGGGATGAGTTTACGCTGGCAAACCGGTTTCGTCAGCGGCGATGA
- the trpA gene encoding tryptophan synthase subunit alpha, whose product MSVSFRKKPGLVVYLTAGDPDLATTRDIALAAIDNGADVIELGVPFSDPLADGPVIQRASERAVARGVRLTDVLELTKELRAARPAAGLVLFSYLNPVVRMGMGAFCARAAGVGADGVLLTDMIVEEAGEYLEAMKANGLAPIFLAAPTSPDARLKAIAGVSQGFVYAISRVGITGTQQKVAGDASELVTRLRRFTKLPIAVGFGISNAEHVKAVGEFADAAIIGSAIVALIEKTPPADAATAVGQFIAGLRA is encoded by the coding sequence ATGTCCGTTAGCTTCCGGAAGAAACCTGGGCTTGTTGTCTACCTCACCGCGGGTGATCCGGACCTTGCGACGACGAGGGATATTGCTCTGGCTGCGATTGATAACGGCGCGGATGTGATTGAGCTTGGGGTTCCGTTCAGCGATCCGCTGGCGGATGGGCCGGTGATTCAGCGAGCCAGTGAGCGTGCCGTGGCGCGAGGGGTAAGGCTGACCGACGTGTTGGAGCTGACCAAGGAGTTGCGGGCGGCGCGACCGGCAGCGGGACTCGTGCTGTTCTCTTATCTGAATCCCGTGGTGCGGATGGGGATGGGGGCGTTTTGCGCGCGAGCGGCCGGGGTTGGAGCGGATGGAGTGCTGCTTACGGACATGATCGTCGAAGAGGCGGGGGAGTATCTGGAGGCGATGAAGGCCAACGGGCTGGCACCGATCTTTCTGGCTGCGCCTACGAGTCCGGATGCCCGGTTGAAGGCGATTGCGGGTGTGTCGCAGGGGTTCGTGTATGCGATCTCGCGGGTTGGAATCACCGGGACGCAGCAGAAGGTGGCCGGCGATGCTTCGGAGCTGGTGACGCGGCTGCGGCGGTTTACGAAGCTGCCGATCGCCGTGGGATTCGGGATCTCGAACGCTGAGCATGTGAAGGCGGTGGGGGAGTTCGCCGATGCGGCCATTATCGGAAGCGCTATTGTGGCTCTTATCGAGAAGACTCCACCTGCCGATGCCGCGACTGCGGTTGGGCAGTTCATCGCGGGGTTGAGAGCATGA
- a CDS encoding DUF4279 domain-containing protein, which yields MSQVLHPYFCLSGKFDPNEITRLLEIQPSRVKRIGDPGPPDAIGPRLGAEWCWQPEDDDSDHVGDQLAYLAGALSLKRERVADLSKKFFGTFHVYNQVSGINRDWFLSADTLRRIADLHVDIECENIRVTQDEEVRNDVR from the coding sequence ATGAGTCAGGTATTGCACCCTTACTTTTGCCTTAGTGGAAAGTTTGACCCCAATGAAATTACTCGCCTTCTCGAAATCCAGCCGAGCCGGGTGAAGCGAATCGGTGATCCTGGTCCACCGGACGCGATTGGTCCGAGACTTGGAGCGGAATGGTGTTGGCAGCCTGAGGATGACGATTCCGACCACGTTGGCGACCAGCTAGCGTACTTGGCTGGCGCACTGTCGTTGAAGCGTGAGAGAGTCGCCGATCTCTCTAAGAAGTTCTTCGGAACTTTTCACGTCTACAACCAGGTATCGGGGATCAACCGGGATTGGTTCCTTTCTGCAGATACGCTACGACGCATTGCGGATCTTCACGTGGACATTGAGTGCGAGAACATCCGCGTCACGCAAGACGAGGAGGTCAGAAACGATGTCCGTTAG
- a CDS encoding DUF3253 domain-containing protein, with translation MPDRRRKPERTTPHRDKICKTCGRSFAWRERWAQDWDVIKYCSDECRGYRPGELDAELEAAILELLAERGQDKTICPSEAAKAVGGLESRRDWEGLMEPARAAARRLVAAGRIVVTRHGHMVDPSTAKGAIRLRLR, from the coding sequence ATGCCGGACCGTCGACGCAAACCCGAACGCACTACTCCGCACAGGGACAAGATCTGCAAGACGTGTGGGCGCAGCTTTGCGTGGCGCGAGAGGTGGGCGCAGGACTGGGATGTGATCAAGTACTGCAGCGATGAGTGCAGGGGGTATAGGCCGGGGGAGTTGGACGCTGAGCTTGAGGCGGCGATCCTTGAGCTGCTGGCGGAGCGGGGGCAGGATAAGACGATCTGTCCGTCGGAGGCGGCGAAGGCGGTGGGTGGGCTGGAGAGTCGGCGGGACTGGGAGGGTCTGATGGAGCCGGCTCGGGCTGCGGCTCGGCGGTTGGTGGCTGCGGGGAGGATCGTGGTGACGCGTCATGGGCACATGGTTGATCCTTCGACCGCGAAGGGAGCTATTCGTTTGCGGTTGCGTTGA
- the aroF gene encoding 3-deoxy-7-phosphoheptulonate synthase, whose translation MIVAMHDQATEENIQQVIERMVELGFNVHRTTGAVQTILAGVGTPEHFDVAEFKVLAGVYDAYRISSPYKLAGRSFRPEGTTVTFPNGVVVGGKEVVVMAGPCSVESREQILTSAKQVAAAGAKFLRGGAFKPRSSPYSFQGMGLDGLKLLREVSDETGLLVITEVMEISQIELMLPFIDCFQVGARNMQNFNLLRELGHVRKPVLMKRGISATIEEVLLSAEYILSGGNYSLMLCERGIRTYETYTRNTMDISAIPVLKKLTHLPVLGDPSHGVGIRDLVPPMALASVAAGADGLLMEMHPNPDKAMSDGAQSLYPEQLQKLMAQLKLLAPVVNRVMA comes from the coding sequence ATGATAGTTGCGATGCATGACCAGGCGACGGAAGAGAATATTCAGCAGGTGATTGAACGGATGGTGGAGCTTGGCTTCAACGTTCACCGGACAACGGGCGCGGTACAGACGATTCTGGCGGGTGTGGGGACGCCGGAACACTTCGACGTCGCCGAGTTCAAGGTGCTGGCCGGCGTCTATGACGCTTATCGGATCTCGTCGCCATACAAGCTGGCGGGGCGGAGCTTCCGGCCGGAGGGAACCACGGTTACGTTTCCGAACGGCGTGGTGGTGGGCGGAAAGGAAGTGGTGGTGATGGCGGGGCCGTGCTCGGTGGAGTCTCGGGAGCAGATCCTGACCAGCGCGAAACAGGTTGCTGCTGCGGGCGCGAAGTTTCTGCGGGGAGGCGCGTTTAAGCCGAGAAGCTCGCCCTACAGCTTTCAGGGTATGGGGCTGGATGGGTTGAAGCTGTTGCGCGAGGTCTCGGATGAGACCGGGCTGCTGGTGATCACAGAGGTGATGGAGATCTCGCAGATTGAGCTGATGCTCCCCTTTATCGACTGCTTTCAGGTGGGTGCGCGCAATATGCAGAACTTCAATCTGCTGCGCGAGCTTGGGCATGTGCGCAAGCCGGTGCTGATGAAGCGCGGGATCTCGGCGACGATTGAAGAGGTGCTGTTGAGCGCGGAGTACATTCTCTCGGGCGGCAACTATAGCCTGATGCTGTGTGAGCGGGGGATTCGGACGTACGAGACTTATACGCGGAATACGATGGATATCTCGGCGATTCCGGTGCTGAAGAAGCTCACGCATCTGCCTGTGCTGGGCGATCCATCGCATGGCGTTGGGATTCGCGATCTTGTGCCGCCGATGGCTCTGGCGAGTGTCGCGGCTGGGGCGGATGGACTGCTGATGGAGATGCATCCGAACCCCGATAAAGCGATGAGCGATGGAGCGCAGAGTTTGTATCCTGAACAGTTACAAAAACTGATGGCGCAGCTGAAGTTGCTGGCTCCAGTGGTGAACAGGGTCATGGCGTAA
- a CDS encoding energy transducer TonB: protein MDTNGKPVTAPRRTPNYALASSLLHLLLLAALIHQSASWIAPIRLPGSPHGTNLLLTYSPGKAPLQTSAPNPKTQPRQAQSTTPLPTTPTQKPKDATASPNISSPASTQPDSAAGADSLGSGNINIALLSYFPTPKPDLTALPRGTKGDVILDIVIDTTGKIADIKMTSGLGHGIDENVIATVQQWTFHPATKDGQPVASEQELHFHYEKA, encoded by the coding sequence ATGGACACCAACGGTAAACCAGTCACAGCTCCACGCCGCACGCCGAACTACGCCCTGGCCTCCTCCCTCCTCCATCTGCTCCTCCTCGCCGCGCTCATCCACCAGAGCGCCTCATGGATCGCCCCCATCCGCCTACCCGGCAGCCCCCACGGAACCAATCTCCTGCTGACGTACTCCCCCGGCAAGGCCCCGCTACAAACCTCCGCCCCCAACCCCAAAACCCAGCCCAGACAGGCCCAATCCACCACTCCGCTGCCAACGACACCCACGCAAAAGCCGAAAGACGCCACCGCCTCTCCCAACATCAGCTCCCCAGCCTCCACCCAGCCAGACTCTGCCGCAGGCGCCGACTCCCTCGGCTCGGGCAACATCAACATCGCCCTGCTCAGCTACTTTCCCACGCCCAAACCCGACCTCACCGCCCTTCCCCGCGGCACCAAAGGCGACGTCATCCTCGACATCGTCATCGACACCACAGGCAAGATCGCCGACATCAAGATGACCAGTGGCCTCGGTCACGGCATCGACGAAAACGTCATCGCAACCGTCCAGCAGTGGACCTTCCACCCCGCCACCAAAGACGGCCAGCCCGTAGCGAGCGAGCAGGAGCTTCACTTCCACTACGAAAAGGCCTGA
- a CDS encoding B12-binding domain-containing radical SAM protein, with protein sequence MMTRGKVVLFYPPYDGPPLGAPLSLLALAGTLRAASFEVVLIDAAIEPNYLLRIEEECQFALCIGISVLTGPMIRGAIEAAQHIKKHTPNVCVVFGGWHPTLCPESTLQEEFVDVVVRGQGEITIVELAEALAGNKPLDFIQGLSWKKGGRLIENLERRVQPIDTFPLPAYELIDFDAYEKASGKRELAYATSVGCPYACNYCTDMVVYKRRFNAYSAEHVVGELTGLVKQYGITHVALLDSNFPVDLRRAIAIAQGIRDSGVKFTWTFQASTDFICRMSQEEVQLLADSGVTHMGFGTESTSKAVLKLMNKRHQRVDEMYETARKTSLAGIRVTFNLILGYPGETDEDRLITFRTMSDIGRRFGNMRFSPNIFTPYPGIPIWPQLRELGVVEPKTLQEWMDMPLGANLLPWLQGPEFSHFERVLSFFLLLNQLRKHSEEATFTKRVFNLILETTIRWRLQWSLFSFPWELWLSKLSEHLVRRRSLITGQELPVGAAKVC encoded by the coding sequence ATGATGACACGTGGAAAGGTCGTCCTCTTCTATCCGCCATACGACGGACCACCTCTTGGAGCGCCCCTTTCACTTCTTGCTCTAGCTGGTACTCTTCGAGCCGCGTCATTCGAAGTTGTCCTGATTGATGCGGCGATCGAGCCCAACTATCTGTTGCGTATTGAAGAAGAATGCCAATTCGCCCTTTGCATAGGTATCTCTGTGCTAACCGGCCCAATGATTCGCGGTGCGATCGAGGCTGCCCAACACATCAAAAAACATACGCCTAATGTCTGCGTCGTCTTTGGCGGCTGGCATCCTACACTCTGTCCGGAGTCGACTCTTCAAGAAGAGTTCGTCGATGTGGTGGTGCGTGGGCAGGGTGAAATCACGATCGTCGAGCTTGCAGAGGCGCTTGCCGGCAACAAGCCTCTGGACTTCATTCAGGGGTTGTCCTGGAAGAAGGGCGGCCGCCTGATCGAAAACCTCGAACGGCGCGTGCAACCAATCGACACCTTTCCTCTTCCCGCCTACGAGCTAATCGACTTCGATGCCTATGAAAAGGCCTCCGGAAAACGAGAGCTGGCCTACGCAACCAGCGTAGGCTGTCCGTATGCATGCAACTACTGCACCGACATGGTGGTCTATAAGCGACGCTTCAATGCATATTCAGCGGAGCATGTCGTTGGAGAGTTGACTGGGCTTGTCAAGCAGTATGGTATTACCCACGTCGCGTTGCTCGACTCCAACTTTCCCGTCGATTTGCGGCGGGCGATTGCCATCGCTCAGGGCATTCGTGACTCAGGCGTAAAGTTCACCTGGACCTTTCAGGCCTCTACCGATTTTATCTGCCGCATGAGTCAGGAAGAGGTTCAACTACTGGCTGACAGCGGCGTCACTCATATGGGCTTTGGCACAGAGTCCACATCGAAAGCCGTACTGAAGCTGATGAATAAGCGGCACCAGCGCGTCGACGAGATGTACGAGACAGCGCGCAAGACGAGCCTGGCCGGCATTCGCGTCACCTTCAATCTCATCCTTGGCTATCCTGGCGAAACCGATGAGGATCGGCTGATTACCTTCCGAACCATGAGCGATATCGGTAGAAGATTCGGCAACATGCGCTTCTCACCCAACATCTTCACCCCCTACCCCGGAATTCCTATTTGGCCTCAGCTTCGCGAACTGGGAGTGGTAGAACCGAAGACCCTGCAGGAATGGATGGATATGCCACTGGGTGCGAATCTTTTACCCTGGCTCCAAGGGCCCGAGTTTAGCCACTTCGAGCGGGTACTCTCTTTTTTCCTTCTTCTAAATCAGCTGCGCAAGCATTCTGAGGAAGCTACGTTCACAAAACGAGTATTCAACCTGATACTCGAAACGACGATTCGTTGGCGGCTTCAATGGAGTCTTTTTTCCTTTCCTTGGGAGCTATGGCTCTCAAAGCTATCAGAGCATTTAGTGAGACGCCGTTCCCTCATTACAGGACAGGAGCTTCCGGTCGGGGCCGCGAAGGTCTGCTGA